One genomic window of Desmospora activa DSM 45169 includes the following:
- a CDS encoding GNAT family N-acetyltransferase: MSGNPIKLLEGKRVYLRPPEQQDAETVYRSLHNREGRRLTGQNRVFSRQFVTEWLEKVVRDPDRRFLVIVSQEDDTLLGDVELNDIDWYHRSANIRVELVDEQIYGRGYGTEALGLMLDHGFGILNLHRIHLEVYTFNARAIQVYEKLGFQREGIKREALFYNHVYHDVIQMGILAREWRTNKEI, encoded by the coding sequence ATGAGTGGGAATCCGATTAAGTTGCTGGAAGGGAAGCGAGTCTACCTGCGACCGCCTGAACAGCAAGATGCGGAAACGGTTTATCGAAGTCTGCACAACAGGGAAGGGCGTCGCCTTACCGGACAAAACCGGGTTTTTTCGCGGCAGTTTGTGACGGAGTGGTTGGAAAAGGTTGTGCGGGATCCGGATCGTCGGTTTTTGGTGATTGTCTCCCAGGAGGATGATACTCTGCTGGGGGATGTCGAACTTAACGATATCGACTGGTACCATCGGAGTGCCAACATCCGCGTTGAACTTGTCGATGAGCAAATTTACGGGCGTGGATACGGTACAGAGGCGCTGGGATTGATGCTGGATCATGGCTTTGGCATTCTCAATCTCCATCGAATTCATCTGGAGGTATATACCTTCAATGCGCGTGCAATCCAAGTGTATGAAAAATTAGGTTTTCAACGGGAGGGAATCAAGCGGGAGGCGTTATTTTACAATCATGTGTACCACGATGTCATTCAGATGGGGATTTTGGCACGGGAGTGGCGAACGAACAAGGAAATATAA
- a CDS encoding alanine/glycine:cation symporter family protein gives MKWLELIVSTGNDILWTYVLIASLLGLGLYFTIRSGFVQFRMLKEMIRMLGEGVKSTPGRKGISSFQAFCISTASRVGTGNLAGVALAIATGGPGAVFWMWLIALIGAASAFVESTLAQIYKVRDGSTFRGGPSYYMEKALGARWMGLLFSVLLILCFGFIFNSVQANTITLAFQNAFGIDRLWIGLIIAALMAIIIFGGVKRIAQVAQAIVPAMAIVYILVALYIIATHFQMIPAVFLLIFKSAFGLEAAVGGGLGAALMEGIRRGLFSNEAGMGSAPNAAATANVSHPVKQGLIQALGVFTDTLLICSATAFIVLFAGDWDSGLKGIELTQASLANAIGSWAPGFVAIMIFLFAFSSLLGNYYYGETNIEFMRANPLWLRLYQVIFFAFLLFGATQDLEIVWEMGDLFMALMTLPNLIAIALLGKIAFAALQDYTRQRKEGKDPVFTKNSISGLKNVECWEEETEIKSQTQ, from the coding sequence TTGAAGTGGTTAGAACTGATTGTATCCACTGGTAACGATATTTTATGGACCTATGTATTGATTGCGTCCCTGTTGGGGTTGGGCCTATACTTTACCATTCGCTCCGGCTTCGTCCAGTTTCGGATGCTAAAAGAAATGATTCGCATGCTGGGGGAAGGAGTAAAATCAACTCCTGGCCGCAAAGGGATCTCATCCTTTCAAGCCTTTTGCATTAGCACCGCATCGCGAGTAGGAACTGGCAATCTTGCCGGTGTTGCTCTCGCTATTGCCACCGGTGGTCCCGGCGCCGTTTTCTGGATGTGGTTAATCGCCTTGATCGGAGCCGCCTCCGCATTTGTGGAAAGCACCTTAGCCCAAATTTATAAGGTGCGCGACGGTAGCACCTTTCGCGGCGGTCCGTCCTATTACATGGAAAAGGCCTTGGGAGCGCGCTGGATGGGCTTGCTCTTTTCCGTCTTGCTGATCTTGTGTTTTGGATTTATCTTTAACTCCGTTCAGGCCAACACGATCACCCTCGCTTTTCAAAATGCCTTTGGAATCGATCGTCTCTGGATCGGACTCATCATCGCGGCATTGATGGCGATTATCATCTTTGGTGGAGTGAAGCGGATTGCACAGGTAGCCCAAGCGATCGTACCCGCCATGGCCATTGTTTATATCCTGGTCGCGCTGTACATCATCGCCACTCACTTTCAAATGATTCCTGCGGTATTCCTCTTAATCTTTAAAAGTGCATTCGGTTTAGAAGCCGCTGTTGGCGGTGGGCTGGGTGCCGCCCTGATGGAAGGGATTCGGCGTGGTCTATTCTCCAATGAAGCAGGAATGGGAAGCGCCCCCAACGCTGCCGCCACCGCCAATGTCAGTCATCCGGTCAAACAGGGCCTGATTCAGGCTTTGGGTGTTTTTACGGACACCTTACTGATTTGCAGCGCTACAGCTTTTATCGTTCTGTTCGCAGGCGATTGGGATTCCGGCTTAAAGGGGATTGAGTTAACCCAAGCTTCTCTTGCCAACGCCATCGGCTCGTGGGCACCCGGTTTTGTAGCGATCATGATTTTTCTGTTTGCATTCAGCTCGTTGTTGGGCAACTACTACTACGGAGAGACCAACATCGAATTTATGCGGGCAAACCCCCTTTGGCTCCGCCTCTACCAAGTTATCTTTTTCGCCTTTCTGTTGTTTGGAGCAACGCAAGATCTAGAGATTGTATGGGAAATGGGCGATCTATTTATGGCCTTGATGACCTTGCCCAACCTGATCGCCATCGCCCTTTTGGGCAAAATTGCATTCGCTGCTCTCCAGGACTATACCCGTCAACGCAAAGAAGGAAAAGACCCAGTCTTCACCAAAAACAGCATCTCCGGTTTAAAAAACGTGGAATGCTGGGAGGAAGAGACAGAAATAAAATCGCAAACACAATAA